GCCTTTCGATTCAAGAGCCTCATGAAACAAATTTGACTCCTGCTATCTTTAACTGGAGTTTCGTTAATTTAAGGAGCCATTGAGGCTATCTGAATCCTTATCAATCTGTTTATTTTGCTCAAAGATGGCAAAATTAGGCTCAAAAGTCTGATGATTTTCGACCTGTGAAATAAGTTGACCTGGGAAAACAAAATTATACTCCACTGCTTGGTGTAAGAAAAGGAGATAAGGAGATTAAGGAGATAAGGGGATATTATTCTAATTCCACTCTTCTAAAATCTGCCTTTTCTTTAGCAAAGTTTACAAGAATAGCCACCTTTACACCTGTAGCTTTTAAATAAGAGCGAACCTGAGCATAATGAGCTTTGCTTAATTCCTCCACCGTTTTTAGTTCTACTATTACCTTGCTTTCTACAAGAATATCCAATCTGTGTTTCCCAATTTCTGGTGGTGTCTGAAGATAACGCTAATAGTGAAATCTATGCAGATTTGGTGTAAAAAAGGGGATAAGGAGATAAAGGGAGATATGGAGATTATTCATAGTCCTTTCCAAAATTTTAGAATGAATTTATCTCCTTATCTCCATAATCCCCATATCTCCTTTTCTTACACT
This bacterium DNA region includes the following protein-coding sequences:
- a CDS encoding GxxExxY protein, which encodes MGKHRLDILVESKVIVELKTVEELSKAHYAQVRSYLKATGVKVAILVNFAKEKADFRRVELE